In Desulfomonilia bacterium, a single genomic region encodes these proteins:
- a CDS encoding porin codes for MFERRFTLVSSAFILLCLVAAVPATASDSFQVETGYQDGFYLRSTDPNGPMLKFGGSIWAEYHYYGEKDRADNRFDIKKARLRVSGQVINWLQYYAEYEFNGSSAEKHMTDVYVDWLVSKPVRLRGGQFKEPFSLEWQTTDRAILFAERSMGYYLSPHRDVGLMAAGGFYKDMFNFGAGVFNGNGEDGSTRGSYHDEPELTARLVIKPFAATSINALKQFQIGASGSTKKIDASTINLQVKSTGMVGTSLNVYVLNANTKFGVIQEADLRQRYGLEAAWAMGPFAVSGEYTHLEFTGLKPANSRAMNAIFYSWYAAAAWCITGEPISLTGGVVNIIVPSRPFKPSAGTYGAFALALRTDHFIGDPDWIKDGENISSRRADAFSAALNWFLLPQHRVLLEYTYTSLSDPIKVRVNPVDGSIDYIDKESTATLRYCLDF; via the coding sequence ATGTTTGAGCGAAGGTTTACATTGGTATCTTCAGCATTTATTTTGCTTTGCTTGGTCGCAGCTGTTCCTGCCACTGCATCCGATTCTTTTCAAGTTGAAACAGGATATCAGGACGGTTTCTATCTGAGAAGCACTGACCCCAATGGCCCCATGTTGAAGTTCGGAGGCTCGATCTGGGCGGAGTATCATTACTATGGCGAGAAAGACAGGGCGGACAACCGCTTCGATATAAAGAAGGCCAGGCTGAGGGTTTCCGGCCAGGTGATCAACTGGCTGCAATACTACGCTGAGTATGAATTCAACGGTTCTTCTGCGGAAAAACACATGACCGATGTCTATGTGGACTGGCTCGTCAGCAAGCCTGTCAGACTGAGGGGCGGCCAGTTCAAGGAGCCGTTCAGCCTTGAATGGCAGACCACTGACCGGGCGATACTTTTTGCCGAGAGGTCCATGGGCTATTATCTCAGCCCTCACCGTGACGTGGGGCTGATGGCTGCGGGTGGATTCTATAAGGATATGTTCAATTTCGGGGCAGGCGTGTTCAACGGAAACGGTGAAGACGGCTCGACCAGAGGTTCATATCATGATGAACCTGAACTGACGGCAAGGCTTGTAATCAAACCGTTTGCCGCAACCTCCATAAATGCCCTCAAACAATTCCAGATAGGCGCATCCGGCAGCACCAAGAAAATCGACGCGTCGACAATTAACCTGCAGGTAAAAAGCACCGGAATGGTCGGAACCAGCCTCAATGTCTACGTACTCAATGCCAATACAAAATTCGGGGTAATACAGGAAGCCGATCTGAGGCAGCGTTACGGACTGGAAGCCGCATGGGCAATGGGGCCTTTTGCCGTATCCGGTGAATATACGCATCTTGAATTCACAGGGCTCAAGCCTGCTAATTCACGTGCGATGAACGCAATATTCTATTCATGGTATGCCGCAGCCGCATGGTGCATAACCGGTGAACCTATATCGCTAACAGGCGGTGTGGTGAATATCATAGTGCCGTCAAGGCCGTTCAAGCCTTCAGCCGGGACATACGGCGCCTTCGCTCTTGCGCTGAGAACGGATCACTTCATAGGAGACCCTGACTGGATCAAGGACGGTGAGAATATATCTTCCAGAAGGGCAGATGCATTCAGCGCGGCATTGAACTGGTTCCTGCTGCCGCAGCACAGAGTGCTTCTGGAATATACATATACGAGCCTGTCGGACCCGATCAAGGTCAGGGTCAATCCGGTGGATGGAAGCATCGACTATATCGACAAGGAATCGACAGCCACATTAAGATATTGCCTTGATTTCTAA
- a CDS encoding GEGP motif-containing diheme protein, translating to MKWLKISGLIIVFIMAATSAFAAYHHEGEKDAPQFLLAYPDIAGTKLDQCQLCHTGGTYKGSQMGSCQYCHAITNYGRISGQGDNTLNQYGRDYRNYGRNAAAVFAIDALDSDGDSYTNTVEINNMEGSEKRPTYPGNAADYPGLIDPPQKVYTKDMLGKLRQHTQFMLQNANRSVDFYAEYTGVSLRVLLNDAGILQTATGVTVYSPDGFAMSYSLYNNESSGLYPVYDKDYKYPPSIYYYNSQADASLETIIGWCDYSAPSCIGRSNGDPIFVTAGLKAMLATKREGVDLDVGHLTADNKLDGEGPYRIVVPQKAICAPDQSQKSSYQNVIWPWSSSNDHNAGYSARTATIIKVEPLPQGCTDIDVYEAGWDYVDQKKIVVYGSIDPDSPVPQDPDDETVTSSQISKSLCLIATVSSNETGFSLTGLSILLMIVFVPVVVSILRTKRIFNC from the coding sequence ATGAAATGGCTTAAAATATCCGGACTGATTATTGTTTTTATTATGGCTGCAACATCCGCTTTTGCCGCATACCACCATGAAGGCGAAAAAGACGCGCCGCAATTCCTGCTGGCTTATCCTGATATAGCCGGAACAAAGCTCGACCAGTGCCAGCTTTGCCATACCGGCGGGACATACAAAGGCTCCCAGATGGGAAGCTGCCAGTATTGCCATGCAATCACAAATTACGGGAGGATATCCGGCCAGGGAGACAATACGCTTAATCAGTACGGAAGGGACTACAGGAATTACGGAAGGAACGCGGCGGCCGTATTCGCAATAGACGCTCTGGATTCGGACGGAGACTCATATACGAATACCGTAGAGATAAACAATATGGAAGGCAGCGAGAAACGGCCGACCTATCCGGGAAATGCAGCCGACTATCCGGGTCTGATCGACCCGCCGCAAAAGGTCTATACGAAAGATATGCTGGGCAAGCTGAGGCAGCACACACAGTTCATGCTGCAGAATGCAAACCGTTCGGTCGACTTTTATGCCGAATATACGGGGGTTTCATTGAGGGTGCTCCTGAACGACGCGGGAATACTTCAAACCGCAACAGGAGTCACGGTATATTCTCCCGACGGTTTTGCAATGAGTTACTCGCTCTATAACAATGAGAGTTCGGGCCTGTATCCGGTCTATGACAAGGATTACAAATACCCGCCTTCTATTTACTACTATAACAGCCAGGCGGACGCCTCGCTCGAAACCATCATAGGATGGTGCGACTACAGCGCCCCTTCATGCATAGGCAGGAGCAATGGCGATCCTATATTCGTGACGGCCGGATTGAAAGCCATGCTTGCCACAAAACGTGAAGGTGTTGATCTGGATGTCGGACACCTCACAGCTGACAACAAGCTCGACGGCGAGGGCCCCTACAGGATCGTAGTTCCTCAGAAGGCTATATGCGCCCCGGACCAGTCACAGAAGTCATCGTACCAGAATGTGATCTGGCCTTGGAGTTCGTCGAACGACCACAACGCGGGCTATTCAGCAAGGACGGCGACAATTATTAAGGTAGAGCCCCTGCCGCAGGGGTGCACGGATATTGACGTATATGAGGCAGGCTGGGATTATGTCGATCAGAAGAAAATCGTGGTCTACGGCTCGATTGATCCCGACAGCCCTGTCCCGCAGGACCCTGATGATGAGACTGTTACATCAAGCCAGATATCAAAAAGCCTTTGCCTGATAGCAACGGTCAGCAGTAATGAAACAGGTTTTAGTCTGACTGGCTTATCCATTCTTTTGATGATTGTTTTTGTTCCGGTTGTGGTCAGCATTCTCCGGACAAAACGGATATTTAATTGTTAA
- a CDS encoding TonB-dependent receptor gives MRLIILTTLLLFVTGIPLMAQETKQAENAGEVQSQNQPLEKQDKPAKKTKTNNEYQLEEIVVKERRIKDIDQGKVVKGGATTEITEQDIEERSDKELKDVLYQVPGIQVSTQRKGTTQFYMRGYDMSKVAIMVDDIPLIDSFNGTIDIDNIGLTDIAEIIVSRGTTSALYGTKGAVGSINLIRKKPTKLYLDVTAEYGEYNNFVASVAHGAPIGDFYYQFSAMYDKSDGYKVSDKLDRKEREDWLLKLSRYDLYGFTLNDIYAHPGSSAATYYLNESGIWDHIGYEKYKFNGKLGYHITPDLDIGASGFYNLTEMENSSYFTDMRSMYTYNDYTGEKGWRLPDTTYILRNTSSRWPEYNDFAVSPYIIYEKGSFGLKANAYYYENTNKFMAYDDPLEKVLAYNRDVDTMTWSIWTSDTYGFNMYPSFKLSSWNRLNFAFLYYVNNHIEEEQAYNDESTKIIKYYGTGKYETLEIEAAYLTCAIEDEMQLLNNLDLTLGVSYDAQDLENYKKKLGIDGSTEMIDQYIAADDSMLWGTRDSFNPVGDILYEPIKDVLKLKAAASRKTSFPTLQAYTKTLSPYQTSSDLGSRDVNIQPEKIFNLDLGCELSFFNKNLIFGVDYFYSDYKDKITKIYITKIDDYIYRNIDSAVIHGIEATLNLNLMDVFNIADISFSPSYTYIFARNQADVDDSFIYKGDRFEKLPEHKITFDLRTYFKTGTSLIIFGYMEFNQIQYTMASVPQPTDPFSTSYFYEQQLHNPVQLDIKLSQKFLKHYEAYVMCKNVLDDYNADPFNPGPGRMWYVGAKASF, from the coding sequence ATGAGATTAATAATTCTGACAACACTGTTGCTGTTTGTAACTGGTATTCCATTAATGGCGCAGGAAACTAAACAGGCGGAAAACGCAGGCGAGGTTCAATCGCAAAACCAGCCTTTGGAAAAACAGGACAAGCCGGCTAAAAAAACCAAAACCAATAATGAATATCAGCTTGAGGAAATTGTCGTCAAGGAACGCCGCATCAAAGACATCGATCAAGGTAAGGTAGTGAAAGGCGGCGCAACAACCGAAATCACCGAACAGGATATAGAAGAGAGGAGCGATAAAGAGCTGAAGGATGTCCTGTATCAGGTGCCGGGCATCCAGGTATCAACGCAAAGAAAGGGCACCACCCAGTTTTATATGCGTGGATATGATATGTCAAAAGTAGCCATAATGGTGGATGACATTCCTCTGATCGACTCCTTCAACGGGACCATAGATATAGATAATATAGGCCTGACGGATATAGCGGAGATCATTGTAAGCCGCGGCACCACGTCTGCCCTGTACGGCACGAAAGGCGCCGTCGGTTCAATCAATCTCATCAGAAAGAAACCCACCAAACTCTACCTTGATGTCACCGCAGAATACGGCGAATATAATAACTTCGTGGCAAGCGTTGCCCACGGTGCGCCGATAGGTGATTTTTACTATCAGTTCTCGGCCATGTACGACAAGTCGGACGGGTATAAGGTATCAGACAAGCTCGACCGCAAAGAACGTGAGGACTGGCTTTTGAAACTTTCCCGCTATGATCTTTACGGATTTACCTTAAATGATATCTATGCTCATCCGGGCAGTTCTGCAGCCACATACTATCTTAACGAATCAGGGATATGGGATCATATAGGGTATGAAAAATACAAGTTTAACGGGAAACTGGGATACCATATAACACCTGACCTGGATATAGGGGCATCGGGTTTTTATAATCTGACTGAAATGGAAAATAGCTCATATTTTACGGATATGAGAAGCATGTATACCTATAACGATTATACCGGGGAGAAAGGCTGGAGACTGCCGGATACCACCTATATCCTGCGCAACACGTCAAGCCGCTGGCCCGAATACAATGATTTCGCCGTGTCTCCATATATAATTTACGAGAAAGGCAGCTTCGGATTAAAAGCCAATGCTTACTACTATGAAAACACCAACAAATTTATGGCTTATGATGATCCGCTGGAAAAAGTCCTGGCATACAACAGGGATGTGGATACTATGACCTGGTCCATATGGACAAGCGACACCTATGGATTCAATATGTATCCATCATTCAAACTCTCGTCATGGAACAGGCTGAACTTTGCTTTTCTGTACTACGTAAACAACCACATAGAAGAAGAACAGGCATACAACGATGAATCGACCAAGATAATCAAATATTACGGCACAGGCAAATACGAAACACTCGAAATCGAAGCCGCTTATCTTACCTGTGCCATAGAAGACGAAATGCAGCTGTTGAATAATCTGGATTTAACGCTAGGCGTCTCTTATGACGCGCAGGACCTTGAAAATTACAAGAAAAAACTGGGAATTGACGGAAGCACGGAAATGATAGACCAGTACATTGCCGCTGATGATTCCATGCTGTGGGGGACGCGCGATTCCTTCAATCCAGTCGGAGACATTCTTTATGAGCCTATAAAGGACGTTTTAAAGCTCAAGGCCGCAGCATCCCGGAAAACGTCTTTCCCTACTCTTCAGGCATATACTAAAACACTGTCTCCCTATCAGACGTCGTCCGACCTGGGCAGCAGGGATGTGAATATTCAACCTGAAAAAATATTCAATCTCGATCTTGGATGTGAACTTTCATTCTTTAACAAGAATCTGATCTTCGGCGTGGATTATTTTTACAGCGATTACAAAGATAAAATCACAAAAATATACATTACGAAGATTGACGATTATATCTACAGAAACATTGATTCTGCAGTTATACACGGTATAGAGGCAACACTGAATTTGAATCTTATGGATGTTTTTAATATAGCGGATATTAGTTTCTCGCCCTCATATACATATATATTTGCCAGGAACCAGGCGGATGTCGACGATTCCTTCATATATAAAGGCGACAGATTTGAGAAGCTTCCTGAACATAAAATAACCTTTGACTTGAGGACGTATTTTAAAACAGGCACAAGCCTGATCATATTCGGTTATATGGAATTTAACCAGATCCAGTATACAATGGCATCCGTACCTCAACCAACCGATCCTTTCTCCACTTCATACTTCTATGAACAACAACTCCATAATCCTGTTCAACTCGATATCAAGCTTTCACAGAAATTTTTAAAACATTACGAGGCATATGTAATGTGCAAAAACGTACTGGATGATTATAATGCCGATCCGTTCAATCCCGGCCCGGGCAGAATGTGGTATGTCGGCGCAAAGGCAAGCTTTTGA
- the exbB gene encoding TonB-system energizer ExbB produces the protein MEWLKAVVDYGIIGLLIFLSIIALGVAIERFYFFKHIKLDAYPDQKNLELELTKKIHLIATIGSNAPYIGLLGTVLGIMLTFYMIGKEGFMDTGKIMVGLALALKATAVGLLVAIPAVSLYNFLLRKVKVLQMSWEIEHERKRV, from the coding sequence ATGGAATGGCTTAAAGCAGTCGTAGATTATGGAATCATAGGTCTTTTGATCTTCCTGAGCATTATCGCCCTAGGGGTTGCCATCGAAAGGTTTTATTTTTTCAAACACATAAAACTTGATGCCTACCCCGATCAAAAGAATCTGGAACTGGAGCTTACAAAAAAAATCCACCTCATTGCGACCATCGGCAGCAATGCCCCCTATATAGGCCTGCTCGGAACTGTTCTTGGCATCATGCTCACCTTTTATATGATCGGAAAGGAAGGTTTCATGGATACGGGAAAGATCATGGTGGGTCTGGCCCTGGCACTCAAGGCCACGGCCGTAGGTCTTCTGGTGGCCATCCCTGCCGTCTCTCTATATAATTTTCTCTTAAGAAAAGTTAAAGTCCTGCAAATGAGCTGGGAAATCGAACATGAAAGAAAAAGAGTTTGA
- a CDS encoding biopolymer transporter ExbD, translated as MKEKEFDYINVIPLVDVMLVLLTIVLTTSSFIASGMIPMDLPKAHRSSGEILKTQTVEIDKAGKIYLNSRPVSMEELKTDLGTMNRKAPVLIRADRSIILQNFVSVLDVIKGLEFKRISLQTEEGP; from the coding sequence ATGAAAGAAAAAGAGTTTGATTACATCAACGTCATCCCCCTGGTCGACGTCATGCTTGTGCTCCTTACTATTGTGCTGACCACCTCTTCCTTTATCGCCAGCGGGATGATTCCCATGGATCTGCCCAAGGCTCACCGGAGTTCGGGTGAAATCCTGAAGACCCAGACGGTTGAAATCGATAAGGCCGGAAAAATTTATCTGAATTCAAGGCCTGTATCTATGGAAGAATTGAAAACCGATTTGGGAACCATGAACAGAAAAGCCCCAGTCTTGATAAGGGCGGACCGCAGCATCATCCTTCAAAACTTCGTAAGTGTCCTGGATGTTATCAAAGGACTCGAATTTAAACGTATCAGCCTGCAGACCGAGGAAGGTCCATGA
- a CDS encoding energy transducer TonB: MSYQSRAFQISFLLHAAIVVLVITCSLFLGQYKKSLVMDFDLLKPAPEVKKEKELEPIPLAKLIKPATPQIINKEEPPKKPEEAPRKSSIPETPPVVKLPGASNLETSPAGAEMPDQGKDVKEGSPGIAGGTPEGTGTNSSIGNGEDGMESARAKYLNEHFAYIRNKILNNVSYPDPAKRKGWQGKVLLSFVITADGSVRELKVLKSSGFALLDRSAIKTVRDTAPFPRPPGEAQLVIPITYHLE, from the coding sequence ATGAGCTATCAGAGCAGGGCCTTTCAGATATCCTTCCTGCTTCATGCCGCAATTGTTGTCCTGGTAATTACCTGCAGCCTTTTCCTGGGGCAATACAAGAAATCTCTTGTCATGGATTTCGATCTGCTGAAGCCTGCACCAGAAGTCAAAAAGGAGAAGGAGCTTGAGCCTATACCGTTGGCAAAACTGATAAAGCCTGCAACCCCTCAGATCATAAATAAAGAAGAACCTCCCAAAAAGCCGGAAGAGGCTCCACGCAAATCCTCTATCCCGGAAACCCCGCCGGTGGTAAAGCTCCCGGGAGCCAGTAATCTTGAGACTAGCCCTGCGGGAGCAGAAATGCCGGACCAGGGTAAGGATGTAAAGGAAGGTTCTCCCGGAATCGCAGGAGGGACACCAGAAGGAACGGGGACAAACTCAAGCATAGGCAATGGAGAGGACGGCATGGAATCGGCCAGGGCAAAATATTTAAACGAACACTTTGCCTACATCCGGAATAAGATCCTTAATAACGTAAGCTACCCTGATCCGGCAAAAAGGAAGGGCTGGCAGGGAAAGGTGCTTCTTTCCTTTGTCATCACTGCTGACGGTTCAGTCAGAGAGTTGAAGGTTTTGAAGAGTTCGGGTTTTGCACTGCTGGACAGGAGTGCCATAAAAACAGTCCGCGACACAGCGCCCTTCCCCAGGCCGCCCGGGGAGGCTCAGCTTGTCATCCCTATCACATATCATCTTGAGTGA
- a CDS encoding GEGP motif-containing diheme protein: MKTRKIWITATGTVLFICAAFICYAAYTHENEIDSPKFRAVYSQTAGTKLDDCSLCHRGGSYVSGGKTTNLGSCQWCHYKSDYGKTVEYDYAETLNNFGKDYLKHGRNEAAVIAIQDLDSDGDGYSNKIEITALRYPGDPNDDPTKVAAPSKVFTRDQIEAMPQHTQFLLLNASKSTDTYAEYTGVPMEDLLKPLLLPSATEVTVLSPDGYSQTHPFGYDATLNVYYINGKYPPAIFFYNEQADVAKHPATGWCDYSAPSVVKRLNGQQIVNKAGLKMILAFKRDGQYLTPGVLNSENKLDGEGPFRVVPPQKEIVPPDQRSTAKNAQDPGTWIWPYLPNGDHNVGASTRSTTIMKVGPLPKGTTDINLLEAGWNYIGQDKIVIYGAISPLENINEKLIHLAAAIDSIPPDGFMTPSGKAALKNNVKTVQKMIGKGRYSEACQKLQEGILGKIEICKGSASPGENDALKDCDNRTKLHWAANEIMVLMKILI, translated from the coding sequence ATGAAAACTCGAAAAATCTGGATTACGGCAACAGGAACCGTGCTTTTTATATGCGCGGCTTTTATATGCTATGCGGCATACACACATGAGAACGAGATCGATTCTCCAAAATTTCGTGCCGTCTATTCCCAGACGGCAGGTACTAAACTTGATGACTGTTCTTTGTGCCACAGGGGCGGTTCCTATGTGTCCGGAGGAAAGACGACCAATCTCGGCAGCTGTCAGTGGTGCCACTATAAGAGCGACTATGGCAAAACAGTAGAATACGATTATGCGGAAACCCTCAATAATTTTGGTAAGGACTACCTCAAACACGGAAGAAATGAAGCTGCTGTAATTGCTATCCAAGATCTCGACTCCGATGGAGACGGGTATTCGAACAAGATTGAGATTACTGCCCTCAGATATCCGGGTGATCCGAATGATGACCCGACCAAAGTAGCCGCACCCTCCAAAGTTTTCACGCGGGATCAAATCGAAGCAATGCCGCAGCACACCCAGTTTCTCTTGCTGAATGCCAGCAAGTCAACCGATACCTATGCCGAATACACGGGCGTTCCGATGGAGGACCTGTTGAAGCCGCTGTTGCTGCCTTCTGCAACAGAAGTGACGGTACTCTCGCCGGATGGTTATTCGCAAACCCATCCATTTGGCTATGATGCAACACTGAACGTCTATTATATAAACGGCAAATACCCTCCTGCAATATTCTTTTATAATGAACAGGCCGACGTTGCAAAACACCCGGCAACCGGGTGGTGTGACTATTCTGCTCCTTCGGTGGTGAAAAGGCTCAACGGCCAGCAGATCGTCAACAAAGCCGGATTGAAGATGATACTCGCCTTCAAGAGAGATGGACAGTATCTGACGCCAGGGGTTCTGAATTCCGAAAATAAACTCGATGGCGAGGGACCGTTCAGGGTCGTACCTCCCCAGAAGGAGATTGTGCCTCCGGACCAGAGATCGACTGCGAAAAACGCGCAGGATCCAGGCACATGGATATGGCCGTACCTTCCGAACGGAGACCATAACGTAGGGGCCTCGACCCGTTCTACAACGATCATGAAGGTTGGCCCTTTGCCAAAAGGGACGACTGATATAAACCTCCTCGAGGCCGGCTGGAACTATATCGGCCAGGATAAGATCGTGATCTACGGGGCCATCAGTCCGCTTGAAAATATTAATGAAAAGCTCATTCACCTTGCGGCCGCCATCGACTCGATACCTCCAGACGGTTTTATGACTCCTTCGGGGAAGGCGGCGCTGAAGAACAATGTGAAAACGGTACAGAAGATGATTGGTAAAGGTCGTTACAGCGAGGCCTGTCAGAAGCTGCAGGAAGGCATCTTAGGGAAAATCGAAATATGCAAAGGCTCTGCTAGTCCCGGTGAAAACGATGCGCTGAAGGATTGCGATAACCGGACTAAACTTCACTGGGCTGCCAATGAAATCATGGTGCTGATGAAGATTTTAATTTGA
- the ccsA gene encoding cytochrome c biogenesis protein CcsA encodes MDIKLIIVSLALYVLSFLFLISRKNSFVTAGKVFASIAFGLQTTALVLRWIVSYRAGFGHAPVSNLYESLVVLSWAIMLASLIFLWVKKSLQAVIFACPIIVMILLYASFAPGMDNSVRPLVPALKSNWLLIHVITCMMGYALLALGTVLTVYDNYFKSRRNNYRAKEAAYIFITSGFVVFSIGIMTGSVWAQTAWGRYWGWDPKETWALIAWLVYAACLHARKRYGASSMLYAGLAVFGLACILFTYFGVNYLPGLHSYF; translated from the coding sequence ATGGACATTAAACTGATAATAGTTTCACTGGCCTTATATGTGCTTTCATTTCTGTTCTTAATAAGCAGAAAAAATTCATTTGTAACCGCGGGAAAGGTCTTTGCCTCGATTGCTTTCGGGCTCCAGACAACAGCACTTGTTCTGCGCTGGATTGTTTCATACAGGGCAGGTTTCGGCCATGCGCCGGTATCAAACCTTTACGAGTCTCTTGTCGTACTCTCGTGGGCCATCATGCTCGCCTCTCTTATATTTTTATGGGTGAAGAAATCCTTACAGGCCGTCATTTTTGCCTGTCCGATAATAGTAATGATCCTTTTATACGCAAGCTTTGCCCCAGGGATGGACAATTCAGTAAGGCCGCTCGTTCCTGCGCTTAAAAGCAACTGGCTGCTTATACATGTGATAACCTGTATGATGGGCTATGCATTGCTGGCCCTTGGCACTGTTCTGACTGTCTATGACAATTATTTCAAATCACGGAGAAACAACTATAGGGCAAAGGAAGCGGCATATATATTTATAACGAGCGGCTTTGTTGTTTTTTCAATAGGCATCATGACAGGGTCTGTCTGGGCCCAAACTGCCTGGGGCAGATATTGGGGATGGGACCCCAAGGAGACATGGGCATTGATCGCATGGCTCGTTTATGCCGCCTGCCTTCATGCCAGGAAGAGATACGGCGCTTCAAGCATGCTGTATGCAGGCCTGGCCGTATTTGGTCTGGCCTGCATACTGTTCACATATTTCGGCGTCAATTATCTGCCCGGACTGCATAGCTATTTTTAA
- a CDS encoding cytochrome c biogenesis protein ResB — MKIKGVFNFLTSSASSLRLVVFILLSLAVLLIAENFVILGLSLFSENSVSIRHLLGFFAAMTQILLGIIALMLCLCITAYILRILIKSKINFRRTGIILLHLGIPVVLAGYLAGKFGIDAEVQIPKGQSSNVIYHKNGRTERLDFSIRCDEFKVIYYDDGSPSEFISYLSFIKNGEIQKKSILRVNHPVRFEGVSLYQSGYTCEEAAIIKITDSSKVTWIEARHGDELKLDESVTIRTGHIISDLMNAGPAVELFIETPAGNNEIWILKNLEKVIQRKPDFLDIHPEFNPKLVRPFTFLLQDVNSSCSTGLSVRKDPGVTLAATGGIIFLIGMIMIFIPKHKYQDKKDGH, encoded by the coding sequence ATGAAAATTAAAGGTGTTTTCAATTTTCTGACAAGCTCGGCTTCATCATTAAGGCTTGTGGTTTTTATCTTATTGTCACTGGCCGTTCTGCTGATTGCAGAGAATTTTGTGATATTGGGACTTTCTCTTTTTTCAGAGAACTCTGTCAGCATAAGGCACCTGCTTGGTTTTTTTGCCGCCATGACTCAGATACTGCTTGGAATTATCGCATTAATGCTCTGTCTGTGCATTACGGCCTATATCTTGAGAATACTGATAAAATCAAAAATAAACTTCAGGCGTACGGGTATAATATTGCTTCATCTGGGAATTCCTGTAGTCCTTGCCGGTTACCTGGCTGGGAAGTTCGGTATAGATGCAGAGGTACAGATACCGAAGGGACAGTCATCAAATGTCATATACCATAAAAACGGGAGGACAGAGCGGCTTGATTTTTCAATAAGGTGCGACGAATTCAAAGTGATTTATTATGATGACGGCTCTCCGTCCGAGTTCATTTCTTATCTGAGTTTTATAAAAAACGGAGAGATTCAAAAGAAGTCAATCCTGCGTGTAAACCATCCGGTCAGATTTGAAGGCGTGAGTCTGTATCAGTCCGGATATACCTGCGAAGAAGCGGCAATAATAAAAATTACAGACAGCAGCAAAGTTACATGGATAGAAGCCAGGCATGGGGATGAACTTAAACTTGATGAAAGTGTGACCATCAGAACAGGCCATATAATTTCAGATCTTATGAATGCGGGACCGGCCGTTGAGCTCTTCATTGAAACGCCCGCAGGCAATAATGAAATATGGATTTTAAAAAATCTGGAAAAAGTGATTCAGAGAAAACCTGACTTCCTTGACATTCATCCTGAATTCAATCCGAAGCTGGTCAGGCCGTTCACATTCCTGCTTCAGGATGTAAATTCAAGCTGCAGTACGGGTCTTTCTGTCAGGAAAGACCCGGGGGTAACCCTTGCTGCAACAGGAGGGATAATCTTTTTAATCGGGATGATCATGATTTTTATTCCGAAGCATAAATACCAGGACAAAAAAGATGGACATTAA
- a CDS encoding LysR family transcriptional regulator, with the protein MKILYRLWIEKNGKPVFGRGVHNLLELVESTGSLHKAAEELKMSYRAAWGRIREYEKRLDMTLVEKGRQGRTGAKLTPDGKKLMENFAKLESRFDELTNLKDFKEIFHPMKKSK; encoded by the coding sequence ATGAAAATATTATATAGACTCTGGATTGAAAAAAACGGAAAACCCGTATTCGGAAGAGGAGTCCACAACCTGCTTGAACTTGTCGAAAGTACGGGATCCCTTCATAAGGCCGCAGAAGAGCTCAAGATGTCATACCGGGCGGCATGGGGAAGGATAAGGGAATATGAGAAAAGGCTGGACATGACACTTGTTGAAAAAGGCAGACAGGGCAGAACCGGCGCAAAGCTGACGCCTGACGGGAAAAAGCTGATGGAAAATTTTGCAAAATTGGAGAGCAGATTTGACGAATTGACAAACCTCAAGGACTTTAAAGAAATATTTCATCCAATGAAAAAAAGCAAATAG